A part of Populus alba chromosome 8, ASM523922v2, whole genome shotgun sequence genomic DNA contains:
- the LOC118056598 gene encoding ATP sulfurylase 1, chloroplastic yields MATMSALVAKTSYPPHSLPKSFNTRFSPTLKLSFAPKIQWKRGRIQSGLIDPDGGKLVELFVEKSQKDAKKKEAISLPKVKLTKIDTQWLHVLSEGWASPLRGFMRESEFLQTLHFNSLRLENGSVVNMSVPIVLAIDDLQKQSIGESKRVALVDSDDNTVAILSDVEIYKHPKEERIARTWGTTAPGLPYVEETIVGSGNWLIGGDLEVIEPIKYHDGLDHFRLSPAELREEFTRRNADAVFAFQLRNPVHNGHALLMTDTRRRLLEMGYKNPILLLHPLGGYTKADDVPLSWRMKQHVKVLEDGVLDPETTVVSIFPSPMHYAGPTEVQWHAKARINAGANFYIVGRDPAGMSHPVEKRDLYDADHGKKVLSVAPGLERLNILPFRVAAYDKTQGKMAFFDPSRPGDFLFISGTKMRTLAKNKENPPDGFMCPGGWKVLVEYYDSLSLANNGKVPEPVPA; encoded by the exons ATGGCCACCATGTCTGCCCTCGTCGCCAAAACCTCATATCCTCCTCACTCTCTCCCAAAATCATTCAATACCCGTTTTAGCCCTACCCTCAAACTATCGTTTGCGCCCAAAATCCAATGGAAACGAGGCAGAATTCAATCCGGGTTGATCGACCCAGATGGTGGAAAACTTGTTGAACTATTCGTTGAAAAGTCGCAAAAAGATGCTAAAAAGAAAGAGGCAATTTCATTGCCTAAAGTGAAGTTAACAAAGATTGATACTCAATGGCTGCATGTTTTGAGTGAAGGGTGGGCAAGTCCTCTCCGCGGATTCATGAGAGAATCCGAGTTCCTCCAAACTCTTCATTTCAACTCGCTCCGTTTGGAAAACGGGTCGGTTGTTAACATGTCGGTGCCTATTGTGCTCGCTATTGATGATTTGCAGAAGCAGAGCATTGGCGAGTCCAAGAGGGTCGCTCTTGTTGATTCAGATGACAACACTGTTGCCATCTTGAGCGA tgTAGAGATATATAAGCACCCCAAAGAAGAACGGATTGCGAGAACATGGGGAACTACTGCCCCTGGTTTACCTTACGTTGAAGAAACCATAGTTGGATCTGGAAACTGGCTGATTGGAGGGGACTTGGAGGTGATAGAACCAATCAAGTATCATGATGGTCTCGATCATTTTCGATTGTCTCCTGCAGAACTCCGTGAAGAATTCACTAGGCGCAATGCCGATGCTGTCTTTGCATTCCAGCTCAGGAATCCTGTGCACAATGGGCATGCTTTACTCATGACAGATACTCGTAGACGGCTTCTTGAGATGGGATACAAGAATCCCATCCTTTTGCTTCATCCATTGGGAGGCTACACAAAGGCAGATGATGTTCCACTTAGCTGGAGAATGAAGCAACATGTGAAG GTACTTGAGGACGGTGTTCTTGATCCAGAAACAACTGTGGTCTCAATATTCCCATCTCCCATGCACTATGCTGGTCCAACTGAGGTGCAGTGGCATGCAAAAGCTCGGATTAATGCAGGAGCTAACTTTTACATTGTCGGCAGGGATCCAGCTGGAATGAGCCATCCAGTTGAGAAAAGAGATTTATATGATGCAGATCATGGGAAGAAGGTGTTGAGTGTGGCCCCTGGACTTGAGCGGTTAAACATCCTTCCTTTCAGG GTTGCTGCATATGACAAGACTCAGGGTAAAATGGCATTCTTTGATCCCTCAAGGCCCGGAGACTTCCTCTTTATTTCTGGAACAAAG ATGAGAACACTTGCAAAGAACAAAGAGAACCCTCCTGATGGATTCATGTGCCCTGGTGGCTGGAAAGTGTTGGTTGAATACTATGACAGTTTGAGTCTGGCAAACAACGGCAAAGTCCCAGAACCTGTTCCAGCTTAG
- the LOC118056586 gene encoding putative calcium-transporting ATPase 13, plasma membrane-type: MSPLLHANLVCIERLLDVPATLSKPNKRWHLVFATIYCSRTIYSLSKKPVIRKKPSKVSSSPSYTALNINLDTDHFNIHQSSLSELVKKKDLDQLENFGGIVGIASAIGTDIDGGIYGGPEDIDRRQQAFGSNTYKKPPTKGFFHFVVDAFKDLTIAILLGCAALSLGFGIKEHGLKEGWYDGGSIFVAVFLIIAVSAISNYRQNRQFDKLSKISNNIKIDVVRSGRRQEVSIFELVVGDVVCLKIGDQVPADGLFIDGHSLQLDESSMTGESDHVEINHKKNPFLVSGTKVADGYGQMLVTSVGMNTTWGEMMSHISRDTNEQTPLQARLNKLTSSIGKVGLAVAFLVLLVLLVRYFTGNTQDESGKKEFNGGKTKADDIVNAVVGIVAAAVTIIVVAIPEGLPLAVTLTLAYSMKRMMKDQAMVRKLPACETMGSATTICTDKTGTLTMNLMTVTKFWLGQESMEQSNPSPVSPYVLELIKQGVALNTTGSIYRESPESKFEFSGSPTEKAILSWAVLELNMDMEQMKQSCTILQVEAFNSQKKRSGVLSMKKIDHTIHVHWKGAAEMILAMCSSYYDASGLMKEMDDRGRNTFKQIIQDMAASSLRCIAFAHKQISEDQYEDGKEDKTLKEDCLTLLGLVGIKDPCRPGVKKAVDDCQRAGVNIKMITGDNVFTARAIAIECGILKPGAENISGAVVEGEEFRNYTHEQRMEKVDKICVMARSSPFDKLLMVQCLKQKGHVVAVTGDGTNDAPALKEADIGLSMGIQGTEVAKESSDIVILDDNFASVATVLRWGRCVYNNIQKFIQFQLTVNVAALVINFVAAVSAGEVPLTAVQLLWVNLIMDTLGALALATEQPTQELMEKTPVGRTEPLITNIMWRNLLSQALYQIAILLTLQFKGESIFGVTERVNDTLIFNIFVLCQVFNEFNARKLEEKNVFKGIHKNKLFLGIIGITILLQVLMVEFLKKFADTERLNWGQWGACIGTAALSWPICWVVKCIPVPEKPIFSYLTWRNKP, encoded by the coding sequence ATGTCCCCCCTTCTGCATGCAAACTTGGTTTGCATTGAGCGTTTACTTGACGTCCCTGCCACCCTTAGCAAACCCAACAAAAGATGGCATTTAGTTTTCGCAACTATCTATTGTTCCAGGACCATATACTCTCTATCCAAAAAACCTGTTATCAGGAAAAAGCCTAGCAAAGTTTCTTCCTCTCCATCTTACACTGCGCTAAACATTAATTTAGACACTGACCACTTCAACATTCATCAATCAAGTCTTTCAGAGCTTGTTAAGAAGAAAGATCTCGACCAACTTGAGAATTTTGGTGGCATTGTCGGCATAGCTTCTGCCATTGGAACCGACATTGATGGCGGCATCTATGGTGGTCCTGAGGACATTGATCGCCGACAGCAGGCATTTGGTTCCAACACGTATAAGAAACCGCCAACAAAGGGCTTTTTCCATTTTGTAGTGGACGCTTTCAAAGATCTTACTATAGCCATTCTTTTAGGATGTGCAGCTCTTTCTCTTGGTTTCGGTATCAAAGAGCATGGTCTAAAGGAAGGTTGGTATGATGGTGGCAGCatttttgttgctgtttttCTTATTATCGCTGTCTCTGCTATAAGCAACTATAGACAAAATAGACAGTTTGATAAGTTGTCGAAAATCagcaataacataaaaattgaTGTTGTGAGAAGCGGGCGGCGGCAAGAAGTTTCGATATTTGAACTTGTTGTGGGGGATGTCGTCTGTTTAAAGATTGGAGACCAGGTTCCTGCTGATGGCTTGTTCATCGATGGACATTCCTTGCAACTAGACGAATCAAGCATGACAGGAGAGAGTGATCATGTGGaaatcaatcacaaaaaaaatccatttttggTCTCTGGCACCAAGGTGGCTGATGGCTACGGTCAAATGCTTGTTACTTCAGTTGGCATGAACACAACATGGGGAGAAATGATGAGCCATATCAGTCGTGACACAAATGAACAAACACCTTTACAAGCTAGGCTCAATAAGCTAACCTCATCAATAGGTAAGGTTGGATTGGCTGTCGCTTTTCTTGTTCTATTAGTCTTGTTGGTTCGCTACTTCACAGGGAATACGCAAGATGAGAGCGGCAAAAAGGAGTTCAATGGTGGCAAGACCAAGGCTGATGATATAGTGAACGCGGTGGTGGGGATTGTGGCTGCAGCAGTGACCATAATCGTGGTTGCAATTCCTGAAGGATTGCCATTGGCAGTCACGCTTACTCTTGCTTATTCAATGAAAAGAATGATGAAAGATCAAGCAATGGTGAGGAAGCTTCCTGCCTGTGAGACTATGGGCTCTGCCACCACCATTTGTACAGACAAAACAGGCACTCTTACAATGAACCTGATGACAGTGACAAAGTTTTGGCTTGGTCAAGAATCAATGGAGCAGAGCAATCCTTCTCCGGTTTCTCCATATGTTCTTGAACTGATAAAGCAAGGGGTTGCTTTAAATACAACTGGTAGCATTTACAGAGAAAGTCCAGAATCCAAGTTTGAGTTCTCAGGCAGTCCCACTGAAAAAGCAATTCTTTCTTGGGCTGTCCTTGAACTGAACATGGATATGGAGCAAATGAAGCAGAGTTGTACGATTCTCCAAGTCGAAGCCTTCAATTCACAGAAGAAAAGGAGTGGAGTTTTGTCCATGAAAAAAATAGACCACACGATCCACGTTCACTGGAAAGGAGCAGCAGAGATGATCCTAGCAATGTGCTCGAGTTACTATGATGCTTCTGGATTaatgaaagaaatggatgaCAGAGGAAGGAATACATTCAAGCAAATTATTCAAGATATGGCAGCTAGTAGTCTTCGCTGCATCGCTTTCGCACACAAACAAATATCGGAGGACCAATATGAAGATGGAAAGGAAGACAAAACGCTCAAAGAAGACTGCTTGACATTATTAGGACTTGTGGGTATCAAGGATCCATGTAGACCTGGGGTGAAGAAAGCTGTTGATGATTGCCAACGAGCTGGAGTGAACATCAAAATGATCACTGGCGATAATGTTTTCACTGCAAGAGCCATAGCGATCGAGTGTGGAATACTCAAGCCTGGTGCGGAGAATATCAGTGGAGCTGTGGTTGAAGGGGAAGAATTCCGAAATTACACACATGAGCAAAGAATGGAGAAGGTTGATAAAATCTGTGTGATGGCAAGGTCTTCTCCTTTCGATAAACTTCTCATGGTACAGTGCCTCAAACAAAAAGGTCATGTGGTGGCAGTAACTGGTGATGGCACAAATGATGCACCGGCATTGAAGGAAGCTGATATAGGACTATCTATGGGAATTCAAGGCACTGAAGTGGCTAAAGAAAGTTCAGATATTGTCATTTTGGACGATAACTTCGCTTCTGTAGCCACGGTTTTGAGGTGGGGTAGGTGTGTCTACAACAACATACAGAAATTCATTCAGTTCCAGCTCACAGTAAATGTTGCTGCTCTTGTTATAAACTTTGTAGCAGCAGTTTCAGCAGGAGAAGTGCCACTAACAGCGGTCCAGTTGCTGTGGGTGAACCTGATTATGGACACATTGGGTGCTCTGGCTCTAGCTACTGAGCAGCCCACCCAGGAGCTCATGGAAAAAACCCCTGTGGGCAGGACTGAACCTCTCATCACCAACATCATGTGGAGGAACCTCCTGTCTCAAGCTTTGTATCAGATAGCAATCCTCTTGACACTTCAATTCAAGGGAGAATCCATCTTTGGAGTGACAGAAAGGGTAAATGATACTTTGATCTTCAACATTTTTGTCCTGTGCCAGGTGTTCAACGAATTCAATGCAAGGAAGCTGGAGGAGAAGAATGTTTTCAAAGGGATCCATAAGAACAAGTTGTTTTTGGGAATCATTGGAATAACCATTCTCTTACAGGTGTTAATGGtagaatttttgaagaaatttgcTGACACGGAGAGGTTGAACTGGGGCCAATGGGGTGCATGTATCGGAACCGCAGCACTATCTTGGCCAATTTGTTGGGTTGTCAAGTGCATACCTGTTCCAGAGAAACCAATTTTCAGCTATCTCACTTGGAGGAATAAACCGTAG
- the LOC118056608 gene encoding uncharacterized protein — translation MGNEMGNNNTSGLREEDSTTDEAQEKSVQAPTNANVVKEENHVVPAGESKDYHEKVTGLDCDDRKGSGDTHDHNQTSDEAEHAEVHPTPETFSFVEHAEAHPTPESPKAETKPNEVGGGDIEFPPASFPNELEGDEKSTESDLEETVLGANSNQLERQASFKKEEQEIMSVSTFVTISPSHDPEPQESMDLKFDQQEFIENHSEQSVKDSTNSLETSENILGSNVVEDIITKENGHLVETCASDNLDGILVSGTTLNMEKKMGDLSEKEVASQEDKMLSEEKVDVEVGNEVGNDLSKTIVMESTTIRSDSRSEHREKCEEEFTREMDCYGNNCSESQPEVNLIAYSPNCHMEQSVPEDKCMVLTEETEFTRKESETEVNKHHYSPNQLMDDSNRESDIDLEHASQTDSFPGPSFKNNEESSDDASHDPASNGSCQVEEAKVSENSNHIDLFNDIQSEVSEDGCKESEGNTMIVPELGIVPEELSMSNWKSNEGATDCKLEEEKTAEKTDAPCAIGKGGEQQQSGDQLVSKTLAVQAEAYNPQAPASLFQSQDQQLEKVTVSVDAQGSNELTLELKPESCEEFLVAKVSTDQGEVMNILGTSASAVELAMDKPQEEASSYFIAAREVVRETKSLAFDQCEKLDSTIFPKGGYEAQESVGRLSTESNPDNLNIHVQMRKSPSFDLDLRIEARSEESDQTPLLYQDKTTVESLSDQSDVSLQSPHLLSQCSQETLRALPLEESVITLERSDSEKSRTPFLGFLKEDEEAHAVVTPKKQDNHAAAKKTTKDLWNSPTKEVASASPKGKEKHKRRTSLFGQCMCCATVIN, via the exons ATGGGAAATGAGATGGGCAACAACAACACATCTGGACTGCGAG AAGAAGATAGCACGACTGATGAGGCGCAGGAAAAATCTGTACAAGCACCTACTAATGCCAATGTTGTGAAAGAAGAAAACCATGTAGTTCCTGCGGGAGAGAGTAAAGATTATCATGAAAAAGTGACAGGGTTAGATTGTGATGATCGAAAGGGTTCTGGAGATACTCATGATCATAACCAGACATCGGATGAGGCAG AGCACGCTGAAGTTCATCCGACTCCGGAGACCTTCTCTTTTGTAGAACATGCAGAAGCTCATCCAACTCCGGAGTCTCCTAAAGCTGAAACGAAACCAAATGAAGTAGGTGGTGGAGATATTGAATTTCCCCCAGCTTCTTTTCCGAATGAATTGGAAGGTGATGAGAAGTCAACAGAGTCTGATTTGGAGGAGACTGTTCTTGGAGCAAACAGTAATCAGCTAGAGAGGCAAGCTTCCTTCAAGAAAG AGGAACAGGAGATCATGTCAGTTTCAACTTTTGTCACGATATCACCATCACATGATCCAGAACCTCAAGAATCTATGGACTTGAAGTTTGATCAACAGGAGTTTATTGAAAATCATTCCGAACAATCTGTGAAAGATAGCACTAATTCACTGGAAACAAGTGAAAATATCCTAGGATCAAATGTTGTTGAAGATATCATCACTAAGGAGAATGGTCACCTGGTGGAGACCTGCGCTTCTGACAATCTGGATGGAATTCTTGTTTCTGGGACCACTTTAAACATGGAGAAGAAAATGGGTGACTTGTCGGAGAAAGAAGTGGCATCTCAAGAAGATAAGATGCTTAGTGAAGAGAAAGTTGACGTTGAAGTTGGAAATGAGGTTGGAAATGATTTAAGCAAAACAATTGTTATGGAGTCAACAACGATACGATCAGATTCTCGAAGTGAGCACAGAGAGAAATGTGAAGAAGAGTTCACAAGGGAGATGGATTGTTATGGAAACAATTGCTCAGAGTCACAGCCAGAGGTTAATCTTATCGCTTACTCACCAAACTGTCATATGGAACAATCTGTGCCTGAAGATAAATGCATGGTCCTTACTGAAGAAACTGAATTCACGAGAAAAGAATCGGAAACGGAAGTTAACAAGCATCATTACAGCCCGAATCAGTTAATGGATGATTCAAATAGAGAATCAGATATTGACTTGGAACATGCATCTCAAACTGATTCTTTTCCCGGGCCTAGTTTCAAGAATAATGAGGAGAGTTCAGATGATGCTTCTCATGATCCTGCTAGCAACGGAAGCTGTCAAGTTGAGGAGGCAAAGGTTTCTGAGAATAGCAACCACATTGACTTATTCAACGACATTCAGAGTGAAGTTTCTGAAGACGGCTGCAAGGAATCTGAAGGAAACACTATGATAGTCCCTGAACTTGGAATTGTTCCAGAAGAGTTATCCATGTCCAACTGGAAAAGCAATGAAGGGGCAACAGATTGTAAACTGGAGGAAGAGAAGACAGCAGAGAAGACAGATGCTCCATGTGCCATTGGAAAAGGTGGAGAACAACAGCAAAGCGGGGACCAGTTAGTGTCCAAAACACTTGCAGTACAAGCAGAGGCATATAACCCACAGGCTCCGGCCTCTCTGTTCCAGTCTCAGGATCAGCAACTAGAAAAGGTAACGGTATCTGTAGATGCTCAAGGCAGCAATGAGTTAACCTTGGAATTGAAGCCCGAGAGTTGCGAGGAGTTCCTTGTTGCAAAGGTTTCTACTGACCAAGGGGAAGTCATGAATATTTTAGGGACCTCAGCTTCTGCAGTTGAGTTGGCAATGGACAAGCCTCAGGAAGAAGCTTCATCCTATTTCATAGCAGCTCGAGAGGTAGTGAGAGAAACCAAATCTTTAGCTTTTGATCAATGTGAGAAACTTGATTCAACAATCTTTCCAAAGGGTGGCTATGAGGCACAAGAAAGCGTGGGGAGGCTCAGCACTGAATCAAATCCCGACAACCTGAACATTCATGTACAGATGCGAAAATCTCCAAGCTTTGATCTTGATCTCCGAATAGAAGCAAGGAGTGAAGAATCAGATCAGACTCCACTTCTTTATCAAGACAAGACTACAGTTGAAAGCTTATCAGATCAGTCTGATGTCAGCCTTCAAAGTCCACATCTGCTTTCTCAGTGTAGTCAAGAAACACTGCGAGCATTGCCACTTGAAGAGAGCGTGATTACTCTGGAAAGAAGTGATTCTGAGAAGTCAAGAACACCATTCCTTGGTTTCttgaaagaagatgaagaggctCATGCTGTTGTTACACCAAAGAAACAAGATAACCATGCTGCTGCAAAGAAGACAACTAAGGATCTGTGGAACTCACCTACAAAGGAGGTGGCATCGGCTTCtcctaaaggtaaagagaaacATAAGCGCAGAACATCCCTCTTTGGTCAGTGCATGTGTTGCGCAACAGtgattaattaa
- the LOC118056619 gene encoding calmodulin-like protein 11, translated as MAEVLTQEQIVEFKEAFCLFDKDGDGCITIDELATVIRSLDQNPTEEELQDMITEVDSDGNGTIEFAEFLTLMAKKTKETDAEEELKEAFKVFDKDQNGYISANELRHVMINLGEKLTDEEVDQMIKEADLDGDGQVNYDEFVKMMMNVA; from the exons atggCAGAGGTACTAACCCAAGAACAGATTGTTGAGTTCAAAGAAGCCTTTTGTCTGTTCGACAAGGATGGAGATG GTTGCATTACCATTGATGAACTGGCCACGGTCATTAGATCACTGGATCAAAATCCAACCGAAGAAGAACTTCAGGATATGATCACCGAAGTTGATTCGGATGGAAATGGGACCATAGAGTTTGCTGAGTTTTTAACTTTGATGGCCAAGAAAACGAAG GAGACTGATGCGGAGGAGGAGCTTAAAGAGGCGTTCAAAGTGTTTGACAAGGATCAGAATGGCTACATATCAGCTAATGAG TTGAGGCATGTTATGATCAATTTAGGTGAAAAGCTTACCGACGAGGAGGTGGATCAGATGATTAAAGAGGCTGATTTGGACGGCGACGGCCAAGTTAATTACGACGAGTTTGTTAAAATGATGATGAACGtggcgtga
- the LOC118056626 gene encoding 2-methyl-6-phytyl-1,4-hydroquinone methyltransferase, chloroplastic, which produces MASLLLNGPQNVNFIGGITPSGLGFVGSNLHVSCFSSKNMVPCHNRNQNSRILAPRCSLSSARPASQPRFIQHKKEAFWFYRFLSIVYDHVINPGHWTEDMRDEALEPADLYDRRMTVVDVGGGTGFTTLGIVKHVDAKNVTILDQSPHQLAKAKQKKPLKECKIIEGDAEDLPFPTDYADRYVSAGSIEYWPDPQRGIKEAYRVLKIGGKACIIGPVYPTFWLSRFFADVWMLFPKEEEYIEWFKKAGFKDVKLKRIGPKWYRGVRRHGLIMGCSVTGVKPLSGDSPLQLGPKAEEIEKPVNPLVFLMRFILGAMAATYFILIPIYMWLKDQIVPKGMPI; this is translated from the exons ATGGCTTCTTTATTGCTCAATGGACCTCAAAATGTGAACTTCATTGGTGGCATAACCCCATCCGGGCTAGGTTTTGTAGGTTCAAATCTTCATGTTAGTTGTTTTTCGTCGAAAAATATGGTACCATGCCATAATAGGAATCAAAATTCAAGAATCTTAGCACCCAGATGTTCTTTATCATCTGCAAGGCCTGCTTCTCAGCCTAGGTTCATACAGCACAAGAAAGAGGCATTTTGGTTCTATAGATTCCTGTCTATAGTGTATGATCATGTCATTAACCCTGGTCATTGGACTGAGGATATGAGGGATGAGGCACTTGAGCCTGCTGACCTCTATGATAGGAGGATGACTGTGGTAGATGTCGGAGGTGGTACTGGGTTCACTACTTTGGGTATTGTTAAACATGTGGATGCCAAGAATGTTACAATTCTAGACCAGTCACCTCACCAGCTTGCTAAGGCTAAGCAGAAGAAGCCCTTGAAGGAATGCAAGATAATTGAAGGGGATGCTGAGGATCTTCCCTTCCCGACTGATTATGCAGATCGTTATGTATCCGCTGGAAG TATTGAGTACTGGCCGGATCCCCAACGTGGCATCAAAGAAGCATACAGAGTGCTGAAAATAGGAGGGAAAGCATGTATTATAGGTCCCGTCTACCCAACCTTTTGGCTCTCTAGATTTTTTGCTGATGTGTGGATGCTCTTCCCAAAAGAGGAAGAGTACATTGAATGGTTTAAAAAGGCTGGATTTAAAGATGTTAAACTGAAAAGGATTGGTCCAAAATGGTATCGTGGTGTCCGCCGGCATGGTTTGATAATGGGTTGCTCTGTGACTGGCGTAAAGCCATTATCAGGAGACTCTCCCCTGCAG CTTGGTCCAAAGGCAGAGGAGATTGAGAAGCCAGTGAATCCATTGGTGTTCCTTATGCGATTCATTCTCGGGGCAATGGCAGCAACATACTTTATTCTGATTCCAATTTACATGTGGCTCAAAGATCAAATTGTCCCGAAGGGCATGCCTATATGA